A window of Bradyrhizobium sp. AZCC 1719 genomic DNA:
TGCCCGGCGTCGACAGGCTCGACATGACCATGGAGGTGATCATCGCAGAGAAGCACATCATCGATCCCACCGAGAGATCGATGCCGCCGGTGATGATCACGAAGGTGACGCCGAGCGTGGCGATGGCGATGAAGGAGAAGTTCTTCGCCACGTTCTGCATGTTGCCTTCGGTGAAGAAATATGGACTGGCAAAATGCATCACGACGAGCAGCACCAGCAGCGCGAGCAGAACGTAGCCGGTTTGCGAAGCGAAGATGCCACGCTGCCACCATCTGATACGACCGACATTGGTAAACGAGATCGGGGATTCCAGGGGCATAGCCATCACGCCGCCTCCTTTGCGCCCGTGATCAGGGCGGTGACTTCCTCAGGACTGGTGTCGCCGATCGGCTTGTCCGCCCGTTTCTCGCCGCGGCGCATGACCACGACGCGGTCACAGACTGCGAACACGTCGGGCATGCGGTGGGAGATCAGCATGACGGCGACACCTTGCTCTTTCAGGCGATGAATGAGGCTCAGGACCTGTTCGACCTGGCGCACCGAGATCGCGGCCGTCGGCTCGTCCATCATTACGAGCTTGGCGTTGGAAAGCCGCGTCCGCGCAATCGCAACCGCCTGGCGCTGACCACCCGACATCTGCTTGACGAGGTCATCCGGCCTCGTTTCGGAGCGCAGCTCGCCGAACAACTGCAGCGCGCGCACAGCCATCGCCTTGTGGTCGAGGAAGGCGAACGGACCGAATTTGCGCTTGAGCTCGCGGCCGAGGAAGACGTTGGCCGCCGCCGTCAGATTGTCGGCGAGCGCCAGGTCCTGATAGACGACCTCGATCCCGACCGCGCGGGCATCGATCGGGCGGTAGAAATGGACTGCATTGCCGTCGAAGCGGATCTCGCCATGGGTGGGGCGGAAGTTGCCGGCGATGATCTTCACGAGTGTCGACTTGCCGGCGCCATTGTCGCCCATCAGGCCGACGACCTCGCCGGGGAAGACCTGC
This region includes:
- a CDS encoding ATP-binding cassette domain-containing protein, with the protein product MTIPCANGQPVLELTGIGKEFGAIRALHDVDMQVFPGEVVGLMGDNGAGKSTLVKIIAGNFRPTHGEIRFDGNAVHFYRPIDARAVGIEVVYQDLALADNLTAAANVFLGRELKRKFGPFAFLDHKAMAVRALQLFGELRSETRPDDLVKQMSGGQRQAVAIARTRLSNAKLVMMDEPTAAISVRQVEQVLSLIHRLKEQGVAVMLISHRMPDVFAVCDRVVVMRRGEKRADKPIGDTSPEEVTALITGAKEAA